Proteins found in one Seonamhaeicola sp. S2-3 genomic segment:
- a CDS encoding S9 family peptidase: protein MLKKKDFIINGKHNKPILIDVSYLANTTNNPIIIFCHGYKGFKDWGAWNIMAEYFANAGFCFIKFNFSHNGGTIEQPIDFPDLEAFGNNNYTKELDDLQSVINWCFENATIKKTGNLDRLALIGHSRGGGIVSIKANEDNRVKAIISLAGVSDFLSRTIANVDVETWEKTGVKYVLNGRTKQQMPHYYQFYLDTVNNKDRLNIKNAVSNLKIPHLIIHGDNDTSVFIDEAENLHKWNPKSTLEIIKGANHVFESRHPWDTNKLPKALKEVVNKTIFFLNSK from the coding sequence ATGCTAAAGAAAAAAGATTTTATAATTAACGGCAAGCATAATAAACCCATACTAATTGATGTAAGTTATTTAGCCAACACAACAAATAACCCAATAATCATATTTTGCCATGGTTACAAAGGCTTTAAAGATTGGGGCGCTTGGAACATTATGGCAGAATATTTTGCTAATGCTGGATTTTGCTTTATTAAATTTAACTTTTCACATAATGGTGGCACCATTGAGCAACCTATTGATTTTCCAGATTTAGAGGCTTTTGGAAATAATAATTACACTAAAGAATTAGATGATTTACAATCTGTAATTAACTGGTGTTTTGAAAACGCCACTATAAAAAAAACAGGTAATTTAGATAGATTAGCATTAATAGGACATAGCCGTGGTGGTGGTATAGTTTCAATAAAAGCCAACGAAGACAATAGAGTAAAAGCTATTATTAGTTTAGCTGGGGTGTCTGATTTTTTAAGCAGAACCATAGCAAATGTTGATGTTGAAACTTGGGAAAAAACTGGTGTGAAATATGTTTTAAATGGACGCACTAAACAACAAATGCCTCACTATTATCAATTTTATTTAGATACTGTAAACAACAAAGACCGCTTAAACATAAAAAACGCTGTATCAAACCTAAAAATACCGCATTTAATTATTCATGGCGACAATGATACCAGTGTTTTTATTGATGAAGCAGAAAACCTTCATAAATGGAATCCAAAAAGCACTTTAGAAATTATAAAAGGTGCTAATCATGTATTTGAATCACGTCATCCTTGGGATACAAATAAACTGCCAAAAGCACTAAAAGAAGTTGTTAATAAAACTATCTTTTTCTTAAATTCTAAATAG
- the uxaC gene encoding glucuronate isomerase has product MSIIQSKNIITDNFLLQSKEAEILYHDYAKSMPIIDYHNHLSPKQIAENKPIKNITEAWLGGDHYKWRGMRANGIEEKYISGNASLEEKFQKWAETVPNTLRNPLFHWTQLELKRYFNIDDILQPNNATNIYNKANSILAEKTPAQLLEQMNVEIVCTTDDPTDNLEYHKKIAEGDFNVKVFPTFRPDALFFIGENNFISYIEKLSACVNFEITNYETLLKAIDERIEFFHKNGCRLSDYGISGAFSYVAFNPQEVASIFVKGINSEQLSTLEIQKYRSSLLLYLGKKYHEKNWVQQYHLGVIRDNNTRLNELVGADSGCDSIADYPIIEGLSKFLNALDSTNQLAKTITYNLNPAQNETFATMMGNFNTGGIAGKMQWGAAWWFLDQKDGIEKQINVLSNMGLLSKFIGMLTDSRSFLSVPRHEYFRRILCNIIAEDLNQGLVPNDLEFLGKMIQDICYNNAKNYFNFA; this is encoded by the coding sequence ATGAGTATAATTCAGTCTAAAAACATTATAACAGACAATTTTTTACTTCAATCTAAAGAAGCCGAAATTCTATATCATGATTATGCTAAATCAATGCCAATTATTGATTATCACAATCACCTTTCTCCAAAACAAATAGCAGAAAATAAGCCTATTAAAAACATAACCGAAGCCTGGTTAGGAGGAGATCATTATAAATGGCGTGGTATGCGTGCCAATGGTATTGAAGAAAAATATATTTCGGGCAATGCTTCATTAGAAGAAAAGTTTCAAAAATGGGCAGAAACAGTTCCTAATACACTTAGAAATCCGCTATTTCATTGGACACAGCTAGAACTAAAACGTTACTTCAATATTGATGATATTTTACAGCCTAATAATGCTACTAACATTTACAACAAAGCCAATAGCATTTTAGCCGAAAAAACTCCTGCTCAATTATTAGAGCAAATGAATGTTGAAATAGTTTGTACTACAGACGACCCTACAGATAATTTAGAATATCATAAAAAAATAGCTGAAGGCGACTTTAACGTAAAAGTATTCCCAACTTTTAGACCAGACGCTTTATTTTTTATTGGTGAAAATAATTTTATTTCATACATAGAAAAATTAAGTGCTTGTGTTAATTTTGAAATAACAAATTACGAAACATTATTAAAGGCTATTGATGAGCGTATAGAATTTTTCCATAAAAATGGCTGTAGATTATCAGATTACGGTATTAGCGGCGCGTTTTCTTATGTAGCGTTTAACCCTCAGGAGGTTGCTTCTATTTTCGTTAAAGGCATAAATAGCGAACAACTTTCAACACTTGAAATTCAAAAATACAGATCTAGCCTGTTACTATATTTAGGAAAAAAATACCATGAAAAAAATTGGGTTCAACAATATCACTTAGGGGTAATAAGAGATAACAATACCAGATTAAACGAATTGGTAGGAGCAGATTCTGGTTGCGATTCTATTGCAGATTATCCTATAATTGAGGGCTTATCAAAATTTTTAAACGCTCTAGACAGCACCAATCAACTAGCTAAAACCATTACGTATAATTTAAATCCGGCACAAAATGAAACCTTTGCTACCATGATGGGCAACTTTAATACTGGGGGTATAGCAGGAAAAATGCAATGGGGCGCTGCATGGTGGTTTTTAGATCAGAAAGACGGAATAGAAAAACAAATAAACGTGCTATCAAACATGGGGCTTTTAAGTAAGTTTATTGGTATGTTAACAGACAGTCGCAGTTTTTTATCGGTTCCAAGGCATGAATATTTTAGACGTATTTTATGCAATATCATTGCAGAAGATTTAAACCAAGGATTAGTACCTAACGACCTTGAATTTCTAGGTAAAATGATTCAAGATATATGTTATAATAACGCAAAAAACTATTTCAATTTTGCATAA
- a CDS encoding TRAP transporter substrate-binding protein produces MKIKLILSLIICMSLLSCIEKEDTKTLYLAHTLPQTHPVHKGIIEFQKALEKKSGGALKIKIFPDGQLGSEREVLELLQIGSVAITKVSAATLSNFVPEYHVLGIPYLFKDKQHQFDVLEGPVGKSILEKGEKFWLRGLCYYDAGSRSFYTSNKAIRTPEDLRGLKIRVMNNQMAINMVNALGGAATPMSYGELYTAIQQGVVDGAENNPPSFVSSNHYEISKYYTLDEHSSVPDVLLIGTKQWEKLSKQEKEWVQEAADESAQAQKKFWKESVDECMKIVKDAGVEIIIPEKSLFAEKSKSVLEEFQKEHPELAEIVKEIKSN; encoded by the coding sequence ATGAAAATTAAACTTATTTTGTCTCTTATAATTTGCATGAGTCTACTCTCCTGCATAGAAAAGGAAGATACAAAAACGCTTTATTTAGCACATACATTACCACAAACACACCCAGTTCATAAAGGTATTATTGAATTTCAAAAAGCATTAGAAAAAAAATCTGGTGGTGCTTTAAAAATTAAAATATTTCCAGACGGCCAACTTGGTTCTGAAAGAGAAGTATTAGAACTTTTACAAATAGGTAGTGTTGCCATTACAAAAGTAAGTGCAGCAACATTATCTAACTTTGTTCCAGAATACCATGTGTTGGGTATCCCCTATTTATTTAAAGACAAACAACACCAGTTTGATGTTTTAGAAGGACCAGTTGGAAAATCTATATTAGAAAAAGGAGAAAAATTTTGGCTTCGTGGTTTGTGTTATTACGATGCCGGAAGTAGAAGCTTTTACACCTCAAACAAAGCCATTAGAACGCCAGAAGATTTGCGTGGTCTCAAAATTAGAGTTATGAATAATCAAATGGCTATTAATATGGTTAATGCTTTAGGTGGAGCTGCAACACCAATGTCTTATGGTGAATTATACACCGCTATTCAACAAGGTGTTGTTGATGGGGCTGAAAATAACCCACCGTCATTTGTATCATCAAACCATTATGAGATTAGTAAATATTATACTTTAGATGAACATTCTTCTGTACCAGATGTTCTTTTAATTGGAACAAAACAATGGGAAAAATTATCTAAACAAGAAAAAGAATGGGTACAAGAAGCTGCTGACGAGTCTGCGCAAGCACAAAAGAAATTCTGGAAAGAATCTGTTGATGAATGTATGAAAATTGTAAAAGATGCGGGTGTTGAAATTATTATTCCAGAAAAATCTTTGTTTGCCGAAAAATCTAAATCTGTTTTAGAAGAGTTTCAAAAAGAACACCCTGAGTTAGCTGAAATTGTTAAAGAAATTAAATCTAATTAA
- a CDS encoding TRAP transporter small permease — protein sequence MKPSNSLFNSVVRFMEIFLIVIFALLVFDVLFQVFSRYVLKASFSWTEEFARFSLIWMSVLGAAYLNAKRAHLSMDFLYRKFSQATKKKVSIVIEVLIFLFALIVMVIGGFNLVYTTLHLGQLSGTLRIPLGYIYAILPFSGLLIMWFSVIHISQISKNQITEL from the coding sequence ATGAAACCATCCAACTCTTTATTTAATAGTGTGGTTAGATTCATGGAAATTTTTCTAATCGTCATATTCGCATTACTTGTTTTTGATGTTTTATTTCAAGTATTTTCAAGATATGTTTTAAAAGCTTCTTTTTCATGGACTGAAGAGTTTGCTAGATTTTCATTAATATGGATGTCTGTTCTAGGTGCGGCTTATTTAAATGCTAAAAGAGCCCATTTATCAATGGATTTTCTTTATAGAAAGTTCTCACAAGCAACCAAAAAGAAAGTTTCTATTGTAATAGAAGTTTTAATTTTCCTATTTGCATTAATAGTTATGGTTATTGGCGGATTTAACCTTGTTTATACCACATTACATTTAGGGCAACTCTCTGGTACTTTACGCATTCCTTTAGGATATATTTATGCTATTTTGCCATTTAGCGGATTACTAATTATGTGGTTTTCTGTCATCCATATTTCTCAAATTTC